CCTAACCCCCTTATCGTAGGCGCTGAAGGAGGCCTCCCCCACAGCGAGTAGGTCGGCTAGGAGGCGCTCTGGGAGGACAGTCTTGCCTTGGTACAGGCTCTCAACCATCTTAGCTATGTTCTCCACGCTATCAGCCACGTCCTCTATCCGCTTTATCGCCATTAAGTAGTCCACGGCGTCAGACACGTCGATGCTAAGGGACTTGGCCACGCTGGGGTTCGAGATAGCGGCCCTAAGCTGCCTAGAGACTAGGAAGTATATCCTGTCCACGTCTCCGTCCCTAAGCACTACGCTCTGAGCCAGCTCTAAGTCGCTCCTCTTAAGCGCGTCCATGACCTCCCTGAACATCAGTGTGGTTATTAAGTGAGCCCTTCGAAAGCCCTGTTCTATAGGAAACTCCGCGATGCCGACGAGC
The window above is part of the Candidatus Nezhaarchaeota archaeon genome. Proteins encoded here:
- a CDS encoding phosphate uptake regulator PhoU — protein: MEARKVQLVGRATYTVSLPKAWAQRVGLRPSSQLYMLEQSDGSLVIYPSKPLAGRKELAITTSPNEKASLLFRKIVAAYLDGYDIIKVRSVDRLTYEQLKEIDNFVKRMSGLEVVEEVAEGATINALVGIAEFPIEQGFRRAHLITTLMFREVMDALKRSDLELAQSVVLRDGDVDRIYFLVSRQLRAAISNPSVAKSLSIDVSDAVDYLMAIKRIEDVADSVENIAKMVESLYQGKTVLPERLLADLLAVGEASFSAYDKGVR